In Miscanthus floridulus cultivar M001 chromosome 5, ASM1932011v1, whole genome shotgun sequence, one genomic interval encodes:
- the LOC136454931 gene encoding uncharacterized protein, whose translation MLTSEEVSLELLLLDGSNYTSWSASVLDVFRTMGPQIEQIVDVSISPPHDDLIYLSREEVKCLQLNAQAANVLFSALSEDVLDAVIFGDGEPLGDAHIIWTTLKEMYGNSKCEESNLSLEKPLEECSTSLTNDEPQVILSKGLFDHATSTSSSTYDSLDGNEIVGENNIFTCGTSTFFSSCETNILKEEEACDRWKPNDESTLPRSSTLYTTSHIGLMAKKEKKVSSESESDSDSVPHPKGGSAAPRQNRKVPKAIKVQRQSKKTLITCFKCKKDGHHVRDCPLKKEEKGVSKIQEKKMAHLKFSNMGHNASMCSNKVDDQATLPKNKTRRSKRKCYGCHEKGHEIGSCPNKKSEGLSSSTKRFISKVASKVQEEKARKNKNCLCYTCNGKGHLSKDYLMGNTSNLNLSIDLNMLRRPKNDTCARKVIGSPCASTQGIWVPNSLVTNHNGPNIVWVPNCA comes from the exons ATGTTGACAAGTGAGGAGGTATCTCTAGAACTTTTACTtttagatggctcaaattatacatcttggtctgctagtgtgcttgatgtttttaggaccatgggtcctcaaatagagcagattgtagatgtgagcatttcacctcctcatgatgatttgatctacctttctagagaggaagtgaaatgcttacaactcaatgctcaagctgctaatgtcttatttagtgctttgagtgaagatgtacttgatgctgtcatatttggagatggtgaaccacttggtgatgctcatatcatttggacAACGCTCAAGGAAATGTATGGCAACTCCAAATGTGAAGAGAGCAACCTCTCATTGGAAAAACCACTTGAGGAATGCTCAACTTCATTGAcaaatgatgagcctcaagtgattctctcaaaaggcctatttgatcatgccacatccacttccTCATCAACATATGACTCATTGGATGGTAATGAAATAGTTGGTGAGAACAatatttttacatgtggtacttctactttctttagttcttgtgagactaacattttgaaagaagaagaagcttgtgatcggtggaagccaaatgatgaatccaccttaccaagaagctcaactctctatACTACTTCACATATCggtctcatggcaaagaaagagaagaaagtgtcaagtgagagtgagagtgacagtgacagtg tgccgcaccccaagggcggcagtgccgcacctagacAGAACAGGAAAGTTCCCAAGGCCATCAAGGTGCAACGTCAATCAAagaagactctcatcacttgcttcaagtgcaagaaagACGGTCACCATGTCAGAGATTGCCccttgaagaaagaagagaagggtgtgagcaagatccaagagaagaagatggctcatctcaagttctccaacatgggacacaatgcttctatgtgttccaacaaggtcgatgatcaagccacacttccaaagaacaagacaagaagaagtaagaggaagtgttatggttGTCATGAGAAGGGACATGAAATTGGCTCATGTCCTAATAAGAAAAGTGAAGGATTGTCATCATCAACAAAGAGGTTCATTAGCAAGGTAGCAAGCAAAGTGCAAGAAGAGAAGGCTAGAAAGAACAAGAACTGCCTATGCTACACTTGCAACGGAAAGGGACATTTAAGTAAGGATTATCTCATGGGTAACACTTCTAACCTCAACTTGtcaattgatttaaatatgcttaggaggcccaaaaatgacacttgtgcTAGAAAGGTGATTGGTTCACCATGTGCTAGCACACAGGGCATTTGGGTGCCTAACTCTCTTGTGACTAATCATAATggacccaacatagtttgggtaccaaattgtgcttag